The proteins below come from a single Accipiter gentilis chromosome W, bAccGen1.1, whole genome shotgun sequence genomic window:
- the LOC126035226 gene encoding uncharacterized protein LOC126035226, whose amino-acid sequence MLEIGTQTTTTVIAPVVKRKQWTRRSTGPYHRLVREEEEEERLDLEAGPSIKKLEEGVRELKQEAETTRSLTSSELRDLRKDYSRQPGERIAAWLLRCWDNGADSQLLEGKEAQQLGSLARNREIERGIGKEAAICSLWSRLLSSVRARYPFKEDLVNSSEKWTTADEGIQYLRELAVVEVIYSDLDDEEVSKDPEDVLCTRAMWRKVIQGAPVSYSNSLAAMYCPDMETPTVEKVSSWLQNFEENLCVSSSLQDSALAKWDGEPTFKLEARVRELRGKTAVKKGSPKKKAVSVVAVEAQEGTQRSSRHRRTETTSLDSGEGTSGLVPQGSDSEYFDEEQQ is encoded by the exons atgctcgagatagggacccaaacaacaactacagtaattgccccagtagtgaaacggaaacagtggacaaggagatcaacgggtccataccatcgattagtgagggaagaagaagaagaggaaaggcttgatttagaagctggtccttcgataaagaaattggaggaaggagtgagggaacttaaacaagaagcagaaactacccggtccctgacgtcctcagaacttcgggacttgcggaaagattacagccgccagccaggtgagcggattgctgcctggctgctccgatgctgggataacggggctgatagtcagctactggaaggcaaggaagcgcaacagctgggatccctcgctagaaaccgggaaattgaaagaggaattgggaaagaggcagcaatttgcagtctctggagccggctcctctcaagtgtgagggcaagatatccattcaaggaagatcttgtaaattcatcagaaaagtggactactgcagatgaaggcattcagtacctgagagagttagcagtggtggaagtcatctacagtgatctagatgacgaggaagtttccaaagacccagaggatgtcctgtgcacacgggccatgtggcgaaaggtgattcaaggtgccccagtgtcgtattctaacagcttggcagcaatgtattgtccagatatggaaacaccaactgtggagaaagtgtcgtcttggctccaaaactttgaggaaaatctctgtgtctcctcatccctacaggacagtgccttggct aagtgggatggtgaacccacctttaagctggaagcccgcgtacgtgaactgagagggaagacagcagttaagaaggggtcacccaagaagaaggctgtcagcgtagttgctgtagaggcccaagaaggcactcagcgatcctccaggcatagaagaactgaaaccacctcccttgattctggtgaggggacttctggtctggtaccgcaaggatcggacagtgaatattttgatgaggaacagcaatag